GATTCCTCTGTGCTTTCTGCTTTGCTCCCTGCTTATATATCTCCATCTTCCTCATGAACCCCCCAACATGCACTCTATTTTTCCCCTCTTCTTGGGTCTCATTTTCACTCTCATCACCGTTTAATTTCCCtccattttttccttttttctcttcttcattctccACAATCTCAAATTAATTCAATAATACAAAGCCAAAACccatacacaaaacaaaaataatgcTCTCTTCAACGTTTATGACCGCATCTCACACCTTATTCACTCAACCATCAAATGATAATCCCTCTCTTTCCTCAAAACATAACACCAGAAAAACACATCAACAACTCAAACCACCAATCATATCTTCCTCCtcaataaaaattcaaagtCAAACCCACCCCATCCTAACGGCGCCGTCACTACCGGTAACCTCATCATCCTCGCCGTCTTCCATCACCGTCAAACTTAACTGTCTGGCCTCCGAATTCAACACCCTAACAGAACCCATAGAACGCGTGAAGAGACTTCTACATTACGCATCACTGCTTCCACCATTCGACAATTCGGATCGAGTTCCAGAAAACCGGATTTCGGGCTGCACAACGCAGGTGTGGATTGTTTCTGCCATGGACAACGATGGCAAGATGTGGTTTCGTGCTGACAGTGACTCTGAGATTTCGAAGGGATTCTGTTGGTGTCTCGTGTCGGCCCTCAATGGGACGTATCCCGTCGAAGTGTTGCATGTTACCGAGAAAGATTTGTGCCACATGGATCTCTTGGGATCGGGTCTCAAAGCCCAGTCGAGAATAAACACGTGGCATAATCTCTTTCTCGGAATGCAGAAGGCCACTAAAGATTTGTTATTTAGGACAGAATTGGATAAAGGTGGTTGTATGTATCCTATCCGTGGATATTCAATCTAATCCAATTTGAGAGGGTAGGATTGAGTGCGGAATGAGTTCTTGTGTAGATTGAATAGGGTATGAGTTGAGTCTTAATCTTACTTGATCAACTCACatcctatatatgtatatattatgttatataaaattatgttaCAAATAAGAGTTAAATCAAAGACTTCTTATTTGGAGTAAAAAGTTACTAACCAATTCTATCCAATGATATATAAATATCAAACTATATAACACAACTCTAATCTCTTCTCTCAGATCATAGTCCCTAGCAACCAGCCCCCGAGAACCTTAATCTCTCCTATCAATCTTTCTACAACTCAATGTCTCCTTGCTAACATTTTCATCAGTCGTCCAGGCTACTACCCCCTTCGGCGTCCATCACCTTCTTGTCTTGTTGTCCTTGGCATTCCTCCCTCGCCGATGCTCAACTTCTCCTTTCTCTCTCAATGTCGTCACTTGCTGCTTGCTGCTCACAGTGTCTATGTCGCCTGCACCAACGTTGCCTCCCCAACTGCACCTCCGCCTCTTTTCTGCGATGACGAATTCGCTCAAACCACGTCTTTGCATCACAACAATGACATTGATCCAGCTGCACCTTTGCTCCGCGAAAAATCTGCACTGCTTCTGCTCCACGATGAGGAATCTCCTATGTCGTTGGCCACCTCCTCCGTTGCAAGTAAGTTGGCCATTTCTATCAttagatttttttgaaattaatgtttgaattttgt
This sequence is a window from Arachis stenosperma cultivar V10309 chromosome 10, arast.V10309.gnm1.PFL2, whole genome shotgun sequence. Protein-coding genes within it:
- the LOC130955722 gene encoding sufE-like protein 2, chloroplastic gives rise to the protein MLSSTFMTASHTLFTQPSNDNPSLSSKHNTRKTHQQLKPPIISSSSIKIQSQTHPILTAPSLPVTSSSSPSSITVKLNCLASEFNTLTEPIERVKRLLHYASLLPPFDNSDRVPENRISGCTTQVWIVSAMDNDGKMWFRADSDSEISKGFCWCLVSALNGTYPVEVLHVTEKDLCHMDLLGSGLKAQSRINTWHNLFLGMQKATKDLLFRTELDKGGCMYPIRGYSI